A segment of the Litorilinea aerophila genome:
GCAACACCTACCGATGGCAGCTGGATTCCCTGGCGCCCCAGGCTGGTGGGAGCATTACCCTGGTCGCGCAGGTTGCATCTGGACTGCAGCCCGGCTCCCAGGTGGCCAACACCGTTGAAATCGCCGCAAAAGAGGAACTCATTTTGGCAAACAACATCAGCACGGCCTGGTTCCAGGTGATGGAGGAACCCGGTAATACCTCTCCTCCGGCGGACGTGGCGGTGAGCCTGTGGGTGGAGCCGACCAGTGGACCGGCGGGTTCCACGGTAACTTACACCATCGCCTACAGCAATGTGGGTGAACTTGCTGCTACGGACGTGGTGATCACAGATGTCATTCCGGTCTCCCTCACGGTCAGCCAGGTGTACACCAGTGGCGCACCGCTGGTGGATACCAGCAGCGGCAACACCT
Coding sequences within it:
- a CDS encoding DUF11 domain-containing protein gives rise to the protein NTYRWQLDSLAPQAGGSITLVAQVASGLQPGSQVANTVEIAAKEELILANNISTAWFQVMEEPGNTSPPADVAVSLWVEPTSGPAGSTVTYTIAYSNVGELAATDVVITDVIPVSLTVSQVYTSGAPLVDTSSGNTYRWQLDSLAPQAGGSITLVAQVASGLQPGSQVANTVEIAASQEISLANNISTAWFQVTDQPGSAVYLPLIQRGTE